The Heyndrickxia vini genome contains a region encoding:
- a CDS encoding tyrosine-protein kinase family protein: MNHSAELKDILNILKSRRRIIIFTVIIFTLLGALLSYLLPSVYQAKTELLVNHSLSSSETQDLSAGEIDKNLMLIETYKYILKSSRVLEKVSEEVNSSKKIEDLAKQITIETNPQSQIISITAQDNSYSKAAKLANSTARIFQQEIRNLMKIDNIQILTTANNNTNTSPIKPNHIIYTVLAFLLGIVVSIINLLLRETIFAKTDSVEKIEKAFQLSTLGLIPEIAGNTKGKNRSLIINHRYLKTLPKVDKFSPIIESYRVLRTNLQYAMNQQNIKSILITGSNPEEGKSLTAGNLAICMAMDNKQTVYVDTDLRKGVGSLLFNTPARSGLTNYLEGNMELDQIIHSTEVPNLSFISTGPHPHNPAEVLSSNKMDQLLELLKEKFDLVIMDCPPLIVTDAVALSTKVDGCLFVVHAKKTKLDQALKSIHQLQKVQANIQGVIINCGKVQHSAHYY; this comes from the coding sequence ATGAATCATTCTGCAGAACTTAAAGACATTTTAAATATTTTAAAAAGTAGAAGACGTATCATTATTTTTACCGTTATTATTTTCACCCTATTGGGTGCTTTATTAAGCTATCTTCTACCATCTGTCTATCAGGCGAAAACTGAACTATTAGTTAATCATTCATTATCAAGTTCTGAAACACAGGATCTTTCAGCAGGCGAAATTGATAAAAACCTCATGCTTATTGAAACGTATAAATATATTTTGAAGAGTTCTAGAGTATTAGAAAAAGTATCAGAAGAAGTAAATAGTTCTAAAAAAATAGAGGATTTGGCAAAACAGATTACTATCGAAACAAATCCACAATCCCAAATTATTTCGATTACCGCCCAAGATAATAGTTATTCAAAAGCTGCAAAACTTGCAAATTCGACAGCTCGAATCTTTCAGCAAGAAATAAGAAACTTAATGAAAATTGATAATATCCAGATACTAACAACAGCCAATAATAATACAAATACTTCGCCGATTAAACCCAACCACATTATCTATACAGTTCTCGCCTTTCTTCTTGGTATCGTAGTATCCATAATTAATTTGCTTTTAAGAGAAACAATTTTTGCAAAAACCGATTCAGTTGAAAAAATAGAAAAGGCTTTTCAACTATCTACACTTGGACTCATTCCCGAAATTGCCGGAAATACTAAAGGAAAGAACAGATCATTGATCATTAATCATCGTTATTTAAAAACTTTACCAAAAGTTGATAAATTTTCTCCAATTATCGAATCTTATCGGGTACTTAGAACCAATCTACAGTATGCAATGAATCAGCAAAATATAAAATCTATTCTTATAACCGGTTCAAATCCAGAAGAAGGAAAGTCATTAACAGCCGGAAATTTAGCAATTTGCATGGCAATGGATAATAAGCAGACTGTTTATGTAGACACTGATTTAAGAAAAGGTGTAGGTTCCCTCCTTTTTAATACACCTGCAAGAAGCGGGCTCACGAATTATCTGGAAGGAAACATGGAATTGGACCAAATTATCCACTCTACCGAAGTACCGAATCTGTCTTTTATTAGCACGGGTCCGCATCCACACAATCCTGCGGAAGTATTATCATCAAATAAAATGGATCAATTACTTGAACTATTGAAAGAAAAATTTGATTTAGTCATTATGGATTGTCCTCCTTTAATCGTTACGGATGCCGTTGCCTTGTCAACAAAAGTTGATGGATGCTTATTTGTCGTACATGCAAAAAAAACAAAATTGGATCAAGCCCTAAAAAGTATCCATCAGTTGCAAAAAGTACAGGCGAATATTCAAGGGGTCATTATAAACTGCGGAAAAGTCCAACATTCGGCTCATTATTATTAA
- a CDS encoding sugar transferase, whose protein sequence is MIVHEKRQITQNNSYRVLKRLLDIIVAFILLILLFPIIVLIGILIFTFERGPVLFLQQRTGQFNKEFTIIKFRTMERSVINNVHEYVWDGQVPQNFVFRTPDNLTVTKLGAILRKYSLDELPQLINVIKGEMSFVGPRPEILNITKFYDGVQKKRLMVKPGITGFAQVNGRSDINHGLKINFDLYYVDHISLFLDFKIICKTIVLVLTGKGAY, encoded by the coding sequence GTGATCGTCCATGAAAAACGTCAAATTACCCAAAATAACTCTTATCGTGTGTTAAAAAGATTGCTGGATATAATAGTAGCTTTCATTTTGCTTATTCTTTTATTCCCAATCATTGTTCTAATTGGAATCCTTATTTTTACTTTTGAGAGAGGTCCGGTTTTATTTTTGCAACAGCGCACGGGTCAATTCAATAAAGAATTTACGATAATTAAATTTCGAACAATGGAAAGGAGTGTTATAAATAATGTTCATGAATATGTATGGGATGGTCAAGTACCCCAAAATTTTGTATTTAGGACCCCTGATAATTTAACGGTTACCAAGTTAGGAGCTATCTTAAGAAAATACAGTCTGGATGAACTGCCACAATTAATCAATGTGATTAAAGGTGAAATGAGTTTTGTTGGTCCAAGACCTGAAATTCTAAATATCACTAAATTTTATGATGGTGTTCAGAAAAAAAGATTAATGGTGAAGCCAGGTATTACCGGATTTGCCCAAGTTAACGGAAGATCAGATATCAATCATGGATTGAAAATTAATTTCGACCTCTATTATGTTGATCATATTTCATTGTTTCTCGATTTTAAAATTATTTGTAAAACGATTGTTTTAGTGCTCACAGGAAAAGGGGCATATTAA
- a CDS encoding RicAFT regulatory complex protein RicA family protein, giving the protein MKRYTKDEIVERATEVAKMISETEEVDFFKRAEAQINENQKVREMIASIKSLQKQAVNFQHYGKTEALKMVEEKIEKIEEELDEIPIVQEFKQSQADVNDLLQIVAATISSTVTDEIITSTGGDLLAGETGSKVKNSVAGRCD; this is encoded by the coding sequence ATGAAACGTTATACTAAGGATGAAATTGTTGAACGCGCGACAGAAGTAGCAAAAATGATCTCGGAAACGGAAGAAGTTGATTTTTTCAAACGTGCCGAGGCACAAATCAATGAGAATCAAAAAGTGCGTGAAATGATTGCAAGTATTAAAAGTTTACAGAAACAAGCTGTAAACTTTCAACATTATGGGAAAACAGAAGCATTAAAAATGGTAGAAGAAAAAATCGAGAAAATTGAAGAAGAGTTGGATGAAATTCCTATTGTACAGGAATTTAAACAATCACAAGCTGATGTAAATGATTTATTACAAATTGTTGCTGCAACTATTTCCAGTACAGTAACGGATGAAATTATTACTTCTACTGGTGGTGACCTGTTAGCAGGTGAAACCGGCTCTAAAGTAAAAAACAGTGTAGCAGGTAGATGTGATTAA
- a CDS encoding outer spore coat protein CotE: MAEYREIITKAVVAKGRKFTQSNHTICPPHHPSSILGCWIINHKYEAKKVGKNVEINGSYDINVWYSHSDNTKTSVVTEKVEYCDIVKLNYRDPDCLDDKEVVARVLQQPNCIEAVISPNGNKVIVNVEREFLVEVIGETKVCVAINPDGCDCDDEEWEDELDEEFEELNPDFLVGTEEE; the protein is encoded by the coding sequence ATGGCAGAATATAGAGAAATAATAACTAAAGCGGTCGTAGCGAAAGGACGTAAATTTACACAGTCCAATCATACGATCTGCCCACCGCATCATCCATCGAGCATATTAGGTTGCTGGATTATAAACCATAAGTATGAAGCTAAGAAAGTAGGCAAAAATGTCGAAATAAATGGCTCATACGATATAAATGTCTGGTATTCTCATAGTGACAATACGAAAACATCGGTTGTCACTGAAAAAGTGGAATACTGTGACATTGTTAAATTGAATTATCGTGATCCTGATTGCCTTGACGATAAGGAAGTTGTTGCAAGAGTACTACAGCAACCTAATTGTATCGAAGCTGTAATTTCACCGAATGGAAATAAGGTGATTGTCAATGTTGAAAGAGAATTTCTCGTTGAAGTCATCGGAGAAACAAAGGTTTGTGTAGCTATAAATCCTGATGGTTGTGACTGCGATGATGAAGAATGGGAAGATGAATTAGACGAAGAATTCGAAGAACTAAATCCAGACTTTTTAGTAGGAACAGAAGAGGAGTAA
- a CDS encoding VOC family protein, whose amino-acid sequence MTKFLFHGIDHVQLAAPKGCEEKARFFYGAILGLPEIKKPEILKGRGGCWFQCGNQELHIGVEADFREAKKAHPGLIVKNIEELKSILVSNQIAMKEEPVIEGRKRIHVSDPFGNRLEFLEFIQE is encoded by the coding sequence ATGACGAAATTTTTATTTCATGGTATTGATCATGTACAGTTAGCTGCTCCTAAAGGTTGTGAAGAAAAAGCGAGGTTTTTTTATGGCGCGATTCTTGGTTTACCTGAAATTAAAAAGCCGGAAATTTTAAAAGGACGTGGGGGTTGTTGGTTTCAGTGCGGGAATCAAGAACTACACATTGGAGTTGAAGCGGATTTTAGAGAAGCGAAAAAAGCACATCCGGGATTAATTGTGAAAAATATTGAAGAACTAAAAAGTATTTTGGTTAGCAATCAAATTGCTATGAAGGAAGAGCCCGTAATTGAAGGCAGAAAACGCATACATGTAAGTGATCCATTTGGTAATAGACTTGAATTTTTGGAATTTATCCAAGAATAA
- the mutL gene encoding DNA mismatch repair endonuclease MutL: MGKIIQLDDVLSNKIAAGEVVERPASVVKELVENAIDAGSSVVEIDVEEAGLNKIRIIDNGSGIEEDDVLIAFQRHATSKIKDENDLFRIKTLGFRGEALPSIASVSHLEMITATEENPGTKVVINGGKITAHEKAPSRRGTDITISDLFYNTPARLKYMKTIHTELGNITDVVNRLALAHPEVSIRLRHNDRTLLQTNGNGDVRQVLAAIYGVNIAKNMIPISVHSLDFKINGYISMPEITRASRNYVSTMINGRFIKNYALVKAIQEGYHTLLPIGRFPIVLLAIEMDPILVDVNVHPAKLEVRLSKEQELNHQISDAIKKAFKNRELIPNGISPVVKQTPKAEQTFMNLDHLPTKQKDDVEPYTTNNFVAVPSKEKLLPQEEMKKLYESEFSARDANKQITNDEHVFPEVIEETNEWNVYDESELKETSQGSERIPPLYPIGQMHGTYIFAQNDKGLYIIDQHAAQERIKYEYFREKVGRVTNELQDLLVPMTLEYSTDESIKIQENLNELEKVGVFLEMFGHNSFIARSHPVWFPKGDEQEIIEDMIEQLLSMKKIDIKKLREEAAIMMSCKGSIKANHHLRNDEIQALLDSLRQASDPFTCPHGRPIIIHYSVYDMEKMFKRVM, from the coding sequence GTGGGAAAAATTATTCAATTAGACGACGTTTTATCAAATAAAATAGCGGCAGGCGAAGTGGTAGAAAGACCGGCATCAGTCGTCAAGGAACTTGTGGAAAATGCGATTGACGCAGGTAGTTCCGTTGTTGAAATTGATGTAGAGGAAGCGGGCCTTAATAAAATTCGGATTATTGATAATGGCTCAGGGATTGAAGAGGATGATGTATTAATTGCTTTTCAACGACACGCCACAAGTAAAATAAAAGATGAAAATGATTTATTTCGGATAAAAACATTAGGATTTAGGGGTGAGGCATTGCCAAGTATCGCCTCAGTTTCCCATTTGGAAATGATAACCGCAACCGAAGAAAACCCGGGGACGAAAGTTGTGATTAATGGTGGGAAAATTACAGCCCATGAAAAAGCACCTAGTCGACGCGGCACAGACATTACGATTTCTGATCTTTTTTATAATACACCTGCTCGATTAAAGTATATGAAAACGATTCATACTGAACTAGGGAATATTACAGATGTTGTGAATCGTTTAGCACTTGCTCATCCTGAAGTATCTATCCGCTTACGTCATAATGATCGAACACTGTTACAAACAAATGGAAATGGTGATGTGAGACAAGTACTTGCTGCCATTTACGGGGTTAATATTGCTAAAAATATGATCCCAATTTCCGTTCATTCATTAGATTTTAAAATTAATGGCTATATTTCTATGCCGGAAATTACAAGAGCATCTAGGAACTATGTTTCGACGATGATCAATGGACGTTTTATAAAAAATTATGCACTTGTTAAAGCCATTCAAGAAGGATACCATACATTATTGCCTATCGGCCGCTTTCCGATTGTCCTATTAGCAATTGAAATGGATCCTATCTTAGTGGATGTGAATGTTCATCCTGCTAAGTTGGAAGTCAGACTTAGTAAAGAACAAGAATTAAATCATCAAATTTCCGATGCAATTAAAAAGGCATTTAAAAATCGGGAGCTAATTCCAAATGGAATATCACCTGTGGTAAAACAAACTCCAAAAGCTGAACAAACGTTCATGAACTTGGATCATTTGCCTACAAAACAAAAGGATGATGTAGAACCATACACAACGAATAACTTCGTTGCTGTTCCGTCAAAAGAAAAGCTTCTTCCTCAAGAAGAAATGAAAAAATTATACGAATCGGAATTCTCAGCGCGAGATGCGAATAAACAGATTACAAATGATGAACACGTTTTCCCAGAAGTGATTGAGGAAACAAATGAGTGGAATGTATATGATGAAAGTGAACTCAAAGAAACTTCTCAAGGGAGCGAACGGATTCCCCCGCTTTACCCAATTGGGCAAATGCATGGTACCTATATTTTTGCGCAAAACGATAAAGGATTATATATCATTGATCAGCATGCAGCACAGGAAAGAATTAAATATGAATACTTTCGTGAAAAAGTCGGTCGGGTTACGAATGAATTGCAAGATTTACTAGTCCCAATGACATTAGAGTATTCGACCGATGAATCGATAAAGATTCAAGAAAATCTCAATGAACTCGAAAAAGTCGGAGTCTTTCTTGAAATGTTCGGTCATAACAGTTTTATTGCTCGATCCCACCCCGTTTGGTTTCCTAAAGGGGATGAACAAGAAATAATTGAGGATATGATAGAACAACTCCTCTCTATGAAAAAAATTGATATTAAAAAGCTACGAGAAGAAGCTGCCATTATGATGAGTTGTAAAGGGTCGATAAAGGCGAACCATCATTTGCGAAATGACGAAATTCAGGCATTACTCGATTCGTTAAGACAAGCGTCTGATCCTTTTACTTGCCCCCATGGGAGACCCATTATAATCCATTACTCGGTTTATGATATGGAAAAGATGTTTAAGCGAGTGATGTAA
- the mutS gene encoding DNA mismatch repair protein MutS, which produces MGQYTPMIQQYLQVKADYKDAFLFFRLGDFYEMFFEDALKASQELEITLTSRDGGGSERIPMCGVPYHAAANYIDVLIEKGHKVAICEQVEDPKQSKGVVKREVVQLITPGTKMDGKGLREKENNYIAAISIFEDGYGIAYTDLSTGENSVTIIENHFDLVLNELSIIGAKEVVVPSQIDDQLQKQLQERLNATISVEDDILEKPDYLKLLAPINEHSMRISIVRLLNYLYRTQKRNLDHLQPVSIVEINQFMKIDYYSKRNLEITETIRSKGKKGSLLWLLDETMTAMGGRLLKHWLDRPLINQSDIEQRQFVVQTFIEHFFERQDIREQLKEVYDLERLAGRVAFGNVNARDLIQLKNSLQQIPNIQQLIGQLELDFVEQLDPCEELIDVLERAIIDNPPLSIKEGGIIQDGYNEDLDKYRDASRNGKNWLAQLEQEERSRTGIKSLKIGYNRVFGYFIEVTKSNLHLLEEGRYDRKQTLANAERFITPELKEKESLILQAEEKSVELEYDLFLQIREVVKEYIPRLQNLAKTVSEIDVLQCFATISESRHYVKPIFNLERKVMIKEGRHPVVEKVMNAQEYVPNDCYMDAERELLLITGPNMSGKSTYMRQIALTSILAQIGCFVPASEAILPIFDQVFTRIGAADDLISGQSTFMVEMLEAKNAIANATKNSLILFDEIGRGTSTYDGMALAQAIIEYIHTRIGAKTLFSTHYHELTVLAETLPQLKNVHVSAIEQNGTVVFLHKIKEGPADKSYGIHVAELAELPKELIVRANEILRQLENQNNKNEQSVSKIEDHSLQLSFFEESDTKEKKEITSKEKKIVEELKDINLLELNPLQAMNTLYELQKKLKG; this is translated from the coding sequence ATGGGTCAATATACTCCGATGATTCAACAATATTTACAAGTAAAGGCAGATTATAAAGATGCCTTTTTATTTTTTCGCCTAGGTGATTTTTATGAAATGTTTTTTGAAGATGCGTTAAAAGCTTCTCAAGAGCTTGAAATTACGTTAACGAGTCGAGATGGAGGTGGTAGCGAACGGATACCAATGTGTGGGGTTCCTTACCATGCCGCTGCAAACTATATCGACGTATTGATTGAAAAAGGTCATAAGGTAGCTATTTGTGAACAGGTAGAAGATCCTAAACAGTCAAAAGGTGTTGTAAAAAGGGAAGTAGTCCAGCTTATAACTCCGGGAACGAAAATGGATGGTAAAGGTTTAAGGGAAAAGGAAAATAATTATATTGCAGCCATTTCAATTTTCGAAGATGGGTATGGGATCGCTTATACAGATCTTTCGACAGGAGAAAATAGTGTAACGATAATTGAGAATCACTTTGATCTTGTATTGAATGAACTATCAATTATTGGCGCAAAAGAGGTGGTTGTACCATCACAAATTGATGATCAGTTGCAAAAACAGTTACAAGAACGTTTGAATGCGACAATTTCAGTCGAAGACGATATATTAGAGAAACCAGACTATCTAAAACTATTAGCTCCTATTAATGAACATTCAATGAGAATTTCTATTGTCCGCCTACTTAATTATTTGTATCGAACACAAAAAAGAAACTTGGATCACTTGCAGCCTGTTTCAATTGTCGAAATTAATCAATTTATGAAAATAGATTATTATTCGAAACGTAATCTAGAAATCACCGAGACCATTCGTTCGAAAGGAAAAAAGGGGTCTTTACTCTGGTTATTAGATGAAACGATGACGGCAATGGGAGGACGTCTTTTAAAACATTGGCTTGACCGTCCATTAATTAATCAAAGCGATATTGAACAAAGACAATTCGTTGTCCAAACGTTTATTGAGCACTTTTTTGAAAGACAAGATATTAGAGAACAATTAAAGGAAGTCTATGATTTAGAAAGATTAGCTGGTCGTGTAGCATTTGGAAATGTAAATGCGCGTGATTTAATTCAATTAAAAAATTCACTTCAGCAAATACCAAACATACAGCAATTAATAGGGCAACTCGAATTAGATTTCGTTGAACAATTAGATCCGTGTGAAGAGTTAATAGATGTCCTTGAAAGAGCAATTATTGATAACCCCCCACTTTCTATTAAAGAGGGAGGAATTATTCAAGATGGCTACAATGAGGACCTTGATAAGTATCGGGATGCTAGCCGTAACGGGAAAAACTGGTTAGCCCAACTTGAACAAGAAGAAAGAAGTAGAACAGGAATAAAGTCTTTAAAAATCGGATATAATCGTGTATTTGGCTATTTTATTGAAGTGACAAAGTCCAATTTACATTTACTTGAAGAGGGACGATATGACCGAAAACAGACATTAGCAAATGCCGAACGATTTATAACACCCGAATTAAAAGAAAAAGAATCATTGATTTTACAAGCGGAAGAAAAAAGTGTTGAACTTGAATACGATTTATTTCTTCAAATTCGTGAAGTTGTAAAAGAGTATATACCAAGACTACAGAACCTGGCTAAAACAGTAAGTGAAATCGATGTATTACAATGCTTTGCTACGATCAGTGAGTCAAGACATTATGTAAAACCTATATTTAATTTAGAAAGAAAAGTAATGATTAAAGAAGGTCGCCATCCTGTTGTTGAAAAAGTAATGAATGCACAAGAATATGTACCAAATGATTGTTACATGGATGCCGAAAGAGAATTACTGTTAATTACCGGGCCGAATATGTCGGGGAAAAGTACGTATATGCGACAAATTGCTTTGACATCAATTTTAGCTCAAATCGGTTGTTTTGTTCCGGCTAGCGAGGCGATTTTGCCAATATTTGATCAAGTCTTTACACGTATTGGTGCAGCCGATGATTTAATTTCTGGACAAAGTACATTTATGGTAGAAATGCTAGAAGCGAAAAATGCGATTGCTAACGCAACAAAAAACAGTCTTATCTTATTTGATGAAATTGGCCGTGGAACATCTACATATGATGGAATGGCACTTGCACAGGCAATCATTGAATATATTCATACGCGAATAGGGGCAAAGACTTTATTTTCGACCCATTATCATGAATTAACAGTATTGGCTGAAACACTTCCACAGCTAAAAAATGTTCATGTTAGTGCAATCGAACAAAATGGAACGGTTGTATTTCTGCATAAAATAAAAGAGGGTCCTGCAGATAAAAGTTATGGTATTCATGTCGCGGAATTGGCTGAATTGCCAAAAGAATTGATTGTTCGGGCAAACGAGATTCTTAGACAATTAGAGAATCAAAACAACAAAAATGAGCAATCAGTATCAAAGATTGAAGACCATTCACTGCAGCTTTCCTTTTTTGAAGAGTCAGACACTAAAGAAAAAAAAGAGATAACGTCAAAGGAAAAGAAAATTGTAGAAGAGTTGAAAGATATTAATCTTTTAGAATTAAATCCGTTACAAGCAATGAATACTTTATATGAATTGCAAAAAAAGTTAAAAGGTTAG
- the miaB gene encoding tRNA (N6-isopentenyl adenosine(37)-C2)-methylthiotransferase MiaB, whose amino-acid sequence MNEKQRLEGQQVNTANSADKKSEKDYSKYFQSVYIPPNLKEAKRRGKEEVKYHKDFDISEEFKGMGNGRKFYIRTYGCQMNEHDTEVMAGIFMQLGYEPTDSVDDANVILLNTCAIRENAENKVFGEIGHLKPLKLERPDLLVGVCGCMSQEESVVNKILEKHHHVDMIFGTHNIHRLPQILKEAYMSKAMVVEVWSKEGDVIENLPKVRKGNIKAWVNIMYGCDKFCTYCIVPYTRGKERSRRPEDIIQEVRHLAAQGYQEVTLLGQNVNAYGKDLEGMTYGLGDLMDELRKIDIPRIRFTTSHPRDFDDRLVEVLAKKGNLVEHIHLPVQSGSSDVLKIMARKYTRERYLELVGKIKEAIPDVALSTDIIVGFPNETEEQFEETLSLYREVGFEMAYTFIYSPREGTPAARMKDNVPMEVKKERLQRLNDLVNQLSREALEKYKGQVVEVLVEGESKNNPDVLAGYTRKNKLVNFIGPKSAIGKLVKVKITDAKTWSLNGEMIEQIEAVEVK is encoded by the coding sequence ATGAACGAGAAGCAACGCCTCGAGGGACAACAAGTAAACACTGCTAATTCTGCGGACAAAAAATCCGAAAAGGATTATAGCAAGTATTTTCAATCCGTTTATATCCCACCAAATTTAAAAGAGGCAAAAAGACGTGGGAAAGAAGAAGTCAAATATCATAAAGACTTTGATATTTCCGAAGAATTTAAAGGTATGGGTAACGGACGAAAATTTTATATCCGTACATACGGCTGTCAAATGAATGAACATGATACTGAAGTAATGGCCGGAATTTTTATGCAATTAGGTTATGAACCAACTGATTCTGTAGATGACGCAAACGTTATCCTTCTTAATACTTGTGCAATTCGTGAAAATGCAGAAAACAAAGTATTTGGTGAAATTGGGCATTTAAAGCCATTGAAGCTAGAACGGCCAGATTTACTAGTTGGTGTTTGTGGCTGTATGTCTCAAGAAGAATCTGTAGTTAATAAAATTCTTGAAAAGCATCACCATGTCGATATGATTTTTGGGACACATAATATTCATCGCTTGCCGCAAATACTGAAAGAAGCATATATGTCAAAAGCAATGGTTGTCGAAGTATGGTCTAAGGAAGGCGACGTCATCGAAAATCTTCCAAAAGTACGTAAAGGAAATATTAAAGCATGGGTCAATATTATGTACGGTTGTGATAAATTCTGTACATATTGTATCGTTCCATATACACGGGGAAAAGAACGCAGTAGACGTCCTGAGGATATCATTCAAGAAGTTCGCCATTTAGCTGCTCAAGGATATCAAGAAGTTACTTTATTGGGCCAAAACGTAAATGCCTACGGTAAAGATTTAGAAGGCATGACTTATGGTCTTGGCGACTTAATGGACGAATTACGAAAAATTGATATACCGCGTATTCGTTTTACGACCAGTCATCCGCGTGATTTTGACGATCGTTTAGTAGAAGTATTAGCGAAAAAGGGAAATTTAGTTGAACATATTCATTTACCAGTTCAATCAGGTTCTAGTGATGTATTAAAAATTATGGCTCGTAAATATACACGTGAGCGCTACTTAGAACTTGTCGGAAAAATTAAAGAAGCAATACCTGATGTAGCACTGTCTACTGATATTATCGTTGGTTTTCCAAATGAAACAGAAGAACAGTTCGAAGAAACACTTTCACTTTATCGTGAAGTAGGCTTTGAAATGGCATATACATTTATTTATTCACCTCGTGAAGGTACACCGGCTGCAAGAATGAAGGACAATGTGCCGATGGAAGTGAAAAAAGAAAGACTTCAACGATTAAATGATTTAGTGAATCAATTGTCAAGAGAAGCGTTAGAAAAATATAAAGGACAAGTTGTGGAAGTGCTAGTTGAAGGTGAAAGTAAAAATAACCCAGATGTATTAGCCGGCTATACACGCAAAAATAAACTTGTTAACTTCATCGGGCCGAAATCTGCGATAGGTAAACTAGTTAAAGTAAAAATTACTGATGCAAAAACATGGTCATTGAATGGTGAGATGATTGAACAAATAGAAGCGGTAGAGGTGAAGTAA